A DNA window from Pyrus communis chromosome 3, drPyrComm1.1, whole genome shotgun sequence contains the following coding sequences:
- the LOC137728986 gene encoding uncharacterized protein produces MEEHLSQGGGGGMVPGGASYGGLDLQGSMRGHQQPQHPQTIHHHHPQPRQGSLVHPPIPEGFPLKMGTMHHCDQTISMLDYNKGERCKNSASDEDEPSYVEEGDGHAEASRGKKGSPWQRVKWTDQMVKLLITAVSYIGEDTSSDCGGGGRRKYSVLQKKGKWKSVSKVMAERSYRVSPQQCEDKFNDLNKRYKKLNDMLGRGTSCQVVENPALLDVIKYLTEKEKDDVRKILSSKHLFYEEMCSYHNGNRLHLPHDPALQKSLHRALKRDDLDNDDLRRHHHDDLDEDDQDMENEEHDDFEENNALRGDNRGIYISEDSVKRLRQGQGCEDFNFGSSLNSQDCNKSSYFHPQIPQPDMNQVLPDGTKAAWLQKQWAESCSFQLEEQKLQIQVEMLELEKQRLKWQRFSKKRDRELEKMRMENERMKLENERMALELKQKEMGAGFS; encoded by the coding sequence ATGGAAGAGCATTTATcacaaggaggaggaggaggtatGGTTCCGGGCGGGGCCTCGTATGGGGGGCTTGATTTGCAGGGGTCAATGAGGGGCCATCAGCAACCCCAACATCCACAGACCATACACCATCACCATCCTCAACCTCGTCAAGGGTCGTTGGTCCACCCGCCGATTCCTGAAGGGTTTCCTCTCAAAATGGGAACCATGCATCACTGCGATCAAACCATTTCCATGTTGGATTACAATAAGGGAGAGAGGTGCAAGAACTCGGCAAGTGATGAGGATGAGCCGAGTTATGTGGAAGAGGGAGATGGTCATGCTGAAGCTAGTAGAGGGAAGAAGGGGTCGCCATGGCAGCGTGTGAAGTGGACAGATCAAATGGTGAAGCTTCTGATCACTGCTGTGTCTTATATAGGTGAGGATACAAGTTCAGATTGTGGCGGTGGGGGAAGAAGGAAATATTCTGTCCTACAGAAGAAGGGAAAGTGGAAATCTGTTTCCAAGGTCATGGCAGAAAGAAGTTATCGTGTTTCTCCGCAGCAGTGTGAGGATAAATTCAATGACCTTAACAAAAGGTATAAGAAACTTAATGATATGCTTGGGAGGGGCACTTCTTGCCAGGTTGTTGAGAACCCTGCGCTTTTGGATGTGATAAAGTACCTAAcggagaaagaaaaagatgatgTCAGGAAAATATTAAGCTCAAAGCACCTGTTTTATGAGGAAATGTGTTCTTATCATAATGGAAATCGTTTGCATCTGCCTCACGATCCAGCCTTGCAGAAATCTTTACATCGGGCTCTTAAAAGAGATGATCTTGACAACGATGATCTGAGAAGGCACCACCATGATGATCTTGATGAAGATGATCAAGATATGGAAAATGAAGAGCATGACGACTTTGAGGAAAATAATGCTTTACGTGGAGATAACAGGGGAATATACATTTCAGAGGACTCTGTCAAGAGGTTGAGACAAGGCCAGGGCTGTGAAGATTTTAACTTCGGTAGTTCTTTGAACTCCCAAGACTGTAACAAAAGTTCTTATTTTCATCCCCAAATTCCTCAACCAGATATGAATCAAGTTTTACCTGATGGCACAAAAGCTGCTTGGTTACAGAAGCAGTGGGCTGAATCGTGTTCATTTCAGTTAGAAGAACAGAAGCTACAAATTCAAGTTGAGATGTTAGAATTGGAGAAGCAACGTTTGAAGTGGCAAAGATTTAGTAAGAAAAGGGACCGTGAACTGGAAAAGATGAGAATGGAAAATGAGAGGATGAAACTTGAGAATGAGCGTATGGCATTAGAATTGAAACAGAAGGAAATGGGTGCCGGTTTTAGTTAA
- the LOC137729918 gene encoding cytochrome b-c1 complex subunit 6-1, mitochondrial-like produces MADEELVDQKKYLEESCQPKCVKPLIEYQACVKRVEGDDGGDKHCTGQYFDYISCVDKCVAPKLFQKLK; encoded by the exons AT GGCGGACGAGGAACTTGTTGATCAAAAGAAGTATCTTGAGGAGTCTTGCCAGCCTAAATGTGTAAAACCTCTGATTGAATATCAG GCATGTGTTAAGAGGGTTGAAGGTGACGACGGTGGAGACAAGCATTGCACAGGGCAGTACTTTGACTACATATCTTGTGTTGACAAATGC GTTGCGCCGAAGTTATTTCAGAAGCTCAAGTAA
- the LOC137727893 gene encoding sm-like protein LSM3B, with product MASEEESAVKEPLDLIRLSLDERIYVKLRSDRELRGKLHAYDQHLNMILGDVEEIVTSVEIDDETYEEIVRTTKRMVPFLFVRGDGVILVSPPLRTA from the exons ATGGCGAGCGAGGAAGAGAGCGCCGTGAAGGAGCCGTTGGATCTGATAAGGCTCAGCCTCGACGAGCGCATCTACGTCAAGCTTCGCTCCGACCGTGAGCTCCGCGGTAAACTCCAT GCTTATGATCAACACTTAAATATGATTCTTGGTGATGTTGAAGAAATTGTTACTTCTGTAGAAATTGACGATGAAACTTATGAAGAGATTGTTCGG ACTACAAAGCGGATGGTTCCTTTTCTCTTTGTCAGAGGAGACGGTGTCATCCTTGTGTCACCTCCTCTAAGGACAGCTTGA
- the LOC137727890 gene encoding fructose-1,6-bisphosphatase, cytosolic-like: protein MDHAADAHRTDLMTITRFVLNEQSKHPESRGDFTILLNHIVLGCKFVCSAVNKAGLAKLIGLAGETNVQGEEQKKLDVLSNEVFVKALVSSGRTSILVSEEDEEAIFVEPKLRGKYCVVFDPLDGSSNIDCGVSIGTIFGIYVVKDGEPSLKDVLQPGRKMVAAGYCMYGSSCTFVISTGTGVHGFTLDPSLGEFILTHPDIKIPKKGKIYSVNEGNAKNWDGPTAKYVQKCKYPEDGSSPKSLRYIGSMVADVHRTLLYGGIFLYPADKKSPNGKLRVLYEVFPMSFLLEQAGGQSFTGKERALDLVPTKIHERSPIFLGSYDDVEEIKALYAAEGKQ from the exons ATGGATCACGCAGCCGATGCGCACCGGACGGACTTGATGACCATAACGAGGTTCGTGCTGAATGAGCAGTCCAAGCACCCTGAGTCCCGCGGTGACTTCACCATCTTGCTCAATCATATTGTTCTTGGCTGCAAGTTTGTCTGCTCTGCAGTCAACAag GCTGGTCTGGCCAAACTTATCGGGCTTGCTGGAGAGACCAATGTTCAG GGTGAAGAGCAAAAGAAACTGGATGTTCTTTCAAATGAAGTTTTTGTTAAGGCTCTGGTTAGCAGTGGCAGAACT TCTATTCTTGTTTCAGAGGAAGATGAAGAGGCGATTTTCGTGGAGCCAAAATTGCGTGGAAA GTACTGTGTTGTGTTCGATCCACTGGACGGTTCGTCCAACATTGATTGTGGTGTTTCCATTGGAACG ATTTTTGGGATTTATGTGGTTAAAGATGGTGAACCTTCTCTTAAAGATGTCTTGCAACCTGGAAGGAAAATGGTTGCAGCAGGCTACTGCATGTATGGAAGCTCTTGCACG TTCGTGATAAGCACTGGAACTGGAGTTCATGGGTTCACCCTCGATCCTTCTCTCGGGGAGTTCATACTAACTCACCCAGACATCAAg ATTCCAAAGAAAGGAAAGATCTATTCGGTGAATGAAGGGAATGCCAAAAATTGGGATGGCCCGACGGCCAA GTATGTGCAAAAGTGCAAGTACCCGGAAGATGGTTCATCCCCGAAGTCTCTAAGATACATTGGAAG CATGGTTGCTGATGTTCATCGGACATTGCTTTATGGCGGTATCTTTTTGTACCCTGCTGATAAGAAGAGCCCAAACGGAAAACTGCG GGTTCTCTACGAAGTCTTCCCAATGTCGTTTTTGTTGGAACAAGCAGGCGGTCAGTCCTTCACTGGCAAGGAACGG gcCCTTGACTTGGTTCCGACCAAGATACACGAGCGCTCTCCGATCTTCCTCGGCAGCTACGACGACGTTGAGGAAATCAAGGCACTCTATGCAGCTGAAGGAAAGCAATGA
- the LOC137729036 gene encoding uncharacterized protein, producing MVDHEEEDLRMALRMSMQNSPPEPKRSKPRDGPAGALAEEPLEVKTRRLQRELMAAAAEKRMLDTNTCPPSASASPSKVLSGSAGSASGLAPKVATKDKELSLEEVNLGKGLREEDAKQLFSMVFGPEVTKGILVQWSNQGIRFSSDPETSMGLVQHEGGPCGVLAAIQAFVLKYLLFYPAELGKVAPNMHQNTGSRTPSNSQCVASNNFASLTEDAKASVLIRSMGEILFLCGSNKRAVIATLSVIGDETERADDNLNDEVITKSLEGLSIESAADLHKVLRVSTYTTQESAFMGLQAVLPVFQSRMGALLFLISALLSRGLDLVQSDRDDPGLPLVTAPFGHASQEIVNLLLCGQAVPNVFDGKMDLGGGMSLKGISKTVEVGFLTLLESLNFCKVGQYLKSPKWPIWVVGSESHYTVLFSLDTTVQDENELEGRESQIRRAFDAQDQSGGGGFISVEGFHQVLRETNVKLPTEKVDLLCNTGFIVWSELWQVILDLDKSLGGLKDSTGLMGKKVFDLYHFNGIAKSDLNGSQTTSGGDMPVQRPRLTKLRVSVPPRWTPEEYMTDVVVSSASSGNESGGKVTEIAKPEPAQHAPLVDCIRTRWPRAVCNWVGDPPSIV from the exons ATGGTGGATCACGAGGAGGAGGACCTCCGAATGGCACTGCGGATGAGTATGCAGAATTCACCTCCGGAGCCCAAGCGTAGCAAGCCCAGGGACGGACCCGCCGGAGCTCTGGCTGAGGAGCCGTTGGAAGTGAAGACCCGGAGACTTCAGCGGGAGCTCatggctgctgctgctgagAAGAGAATGCTGGACACCAATACGTGTCCGCCTTCGGCTTCGGCTTCACCTAGCAAAGTGTTGTCGGGGTCTGCGGGTTCCGCTTCGGGTTTGGCTCCAAAGGTGGCGACGAAAGATAAGGAATTGAGCTTGGAGGAAGTGAATTTGGGAAAGGGGTTGAGGGAAGAGGATGCAAAGCAGCTGTTTTCGATGGTTTTCGGGCCCGAGGTTACAAAGGGCATTCTTGTGCAGTGGAGTAATCAGGGAATAAG GTTTAGCTCTGATCCAGAAACATCTATGGGTCTAGTGCAGCATGAAGGTGGGCCCTGTGGCGTTTTAGCAGCCATTCAA GCATTTGTTCTCAAATACCTCCTTTTCTACCCAGCTGAATTAGGTAAAGTTGCACCAAACATGCATCAAAATACGGGTTCAAGGACACCGTCTAATAGTCAGTGTGTTGCATCGAATAATTTTGCCTCTCTTACTGAAGATGCAAAAGCAAG CGTACTTATTAGAAGTATGGGTGAGATATTGTTCTTATGTGGAAGCAATAAAAGGGCGGTGATTGCAACTTTGAGTGTTATTGGAGATGAAACTGAGAGGGCTGACGACAACCTGAATGATGAA GTAATAACAAAGTCACTTGAAGGTCTTTCAATCGAATCAGCTGCTGATTTGCATAAAGTGCTAAGAGTTAGCACTTACACAACACAAGAAAGTGCGTTTATGGGGCTCCAAGCAGTGCTTCCTGTCTTCCAAAGTCGTATGGGGGCATTGCTTTTCCTTATTTCTGCTTTACTTTCTCGAGGACTG GACTTGGTACAATCTGACAGGGATGACCCCGGCCTACCTCTTGTAACTGCTCCATTTGGGCATGCTTCACAG GAAATTGTGAACTTATTGCTCTGCGGGCAGGCAGTCCCTAATGTTTTTGATGGAAAGATGGATTTAGGTGGTGGCATGTCTTTAAAGGGCATATCCAAAACTGTGGAAGTTGGATTCCTCACTCTGTTAGAATCCCTAAATTTCTGTAAGGTTGGTCAGTATTTGAAAAGTCCAAAATGGCCAATCTGGGTAGTTGGGAGTGAGTCTCATTATACAGTCCTTTTTTCTCTTGATACCACTGTCCAAGATGAGAATGAATTGGAAGGAAGGGAATCACAGATTCGGAGAGCTTTTGATGCACAAGATCAGAGTGGCGGTGGTGGTTTTATCAGCGTGGAAGGCTTTCATCAAGTCCTTAGGGAAACTAACGTAAAACTTCCAACTGAGAAGGTTGACCTCCTCTGCAACACAGGATTTATTGTATGGAGTGAGTTGTGGCAGGTCATTTTGGATTTGGACAAGAGCTTGGGAGGCCTGAAGGATTCAACTGGATTGATGGGTAAGAAGGTGTTTGATCTTTACCATTTTAATGGAATTGCAAAATCTGACCTGAATGGAAGCCAGACAACCTCTGGAGGCGATATGCCAGTTCAAAGACCTAGGCTCACAAAATTGAGGGTGTCGGTACCTCCGAGGTGGACTCCTGAAGAATACATGACAGATGTGGTAGTGTCCTCTGCTTCTAGTGGTAATGAATCTGGAGGGAAAGTCACAGAAATCGCTAAGCCGGAGCCTGCTCAGCATGCGCCTCTGGTGGACTGCATAAGAACGCGCTGGCCCCGTGCCGTCTGCAATTGGGTAGGTGACCCGCCTAGCATAGTATGA